Proteins co-encoded in one Malus sylvestris chromosome 7, drMalSylv7.2, whole genome shotgun sequence genomic window:
- the LOC126629190 gene encoding thioredoxin H4-1-like, which produces MGSCCSVCTGYNVDEVHQEGHHLAGGNVHLIKTMDGWEEKLSEAIKDGKIVVANFSASWCRPCLVIAPAYCELADKYPSTLFLTVDVDVLAELSTSWDIKATPTFVFLKDGRQVDKLIGGNKPELQKKTAAVVAQLATKSPT; this is translated from the exons ATGGGAAGCTGCTGCTCTGTG TGTACCGGATATAATGTTGATGAGGTTCATCAAGAGGGTCATCATCTTGCCGGTGGAAATGTGCACCTTATAAAGACCATGGACGGTTGGGAGGAAAAGTTATCAGAAGCAATCAAGGATGGAAAGATT GTTGTTGCAAATTTCAGTGCATCTTGGTGTAGGCCTTGTCTTGTAATTGCACCAGCCTACTGTGAGCTTGCAGATAAATATCCTTCTACCTTATTTCTAACCGTGGATGTTGATGTTCTCGCT GAGTTGAGTACTTCATGGGATATAAAGGCCACTCCGACATTCGTTTTTCTTAAAGATGGAAGACAAGTGGACAAACTCATTGGAGGAAACAAGCCGGAGCTCCAGAAGAAGACAGCAGCCGTCGTGGCTCAGTTAGCAACCAAGTCTCCTACTTGA
- the LOC126630520 gene encoding methylesterase 17-like gives MKNIKFYVTRSRGALGEKKTKGLWSSWEAERMVEEKPEEETIVEEKMELSEVHLKTAHFVLVHGISHGAWCWYKIRCLMENSGYKVSCVDLKSAGIDQSDANSVLSFDDYNKPLLDLLSALPENEQVILVGHSAGGLNVTQATIKFPKKILLAVYVAATMLKHGFSTDQDFKDGVPDLSEFGDVYELGFGLGADKPPTSAIVKKEFQRKISYQLSPQEDSTLAAMLLRPGPLLAITSAHFEEDGVIDQVPRVYVKTLHDHVVKPEQQGSMVKRWPPSEVYVLHSDHSPMFSTPFLLFGFLVKAAASFGGLK, from the exons ATGAAAAATATCAAGTTTTACGTAACG aggtcAAGAGGGGCTCtgggagaaaagaaaacaaaagggcTTTGGAGCAGTTGGGAAGCAGAAAGAATGGTAGAGGAGAAGCCTGAGGAAGAAACCATAGTAGAGGAGAAGATGGAATTATCAGAAGTACACTTGAAGACTGCTCATTTTGTGCTGGTTCACGGCATAAGTCATGGAGCATGGTGCTGGTACAAAATCCGGTGTCTCATGGAGAATTCCGGCTACAAGGTATCGTGTGTCGATCTCAAGAGCGCCGGCATCGATCAATCTGATGCGAACTCAGTCCTTTCTTTTGATGATTACAACAAGCCACTCCTGGACTTACTGTCTGCTCTCCCTGAGAATGAACAG GTAATTCTGGTGGGACACAGTGCTGGAGGGCTGAATGTAACTCAGGCCACTATCAAGTTCCCAAAGAAAATTCTCCTAGCAGTATATGTTGCAGCAACAATGCTCAAACATGGGTTCTCCACTGATCAAGATTTCAAAGAT GGGGTGCCAGATTTATCAGAGTTTGGTGATGTATATGAGTTAGGGTTTGGATTGGGAGCTGATAAACCTCCAACAAGCGCCATTGTCAAGAAAGAATTCCAACGCAAAATCTCATACCAATTGAGTCCTCAAGAG GATTCGACGCTAGCTGCCATGCTTTTGAGGCCAGGGCCGCTCTTGGCAATCACGTCAGCCCATTTCGAAGAGGACGGCGTCATCGACCAAGTGCCACGAGTTTACGTTAAAACGCTGCATGACCATGTCGTGAAACCAGAGCAACAAGGTTCGATGGTAAAGAGGTGGCCGCCATCGGAGGTCTATGTTTTGCATAGTGATCACAGCCCTATGTTCTCCACCCCATTTCTGCTATTTGGCTTCCTTGTAAAAGCAGCGGCTTCTTTTGGTGGACTTAAATAG